Proteins from one Pantoea cypripedii genomic window:
- a CDS encoding NAD(P)-dependent alcohol dehydrogenase — protein MTESKDISRRDFVVRTGGVLGAGLLLTSPLRAIAADSGKHANIKSRGYAAFDASGKLAPWSFERRSPGDNDILIETKFASICHSDIHQMKGHWGKQQYPQVPGHEIVGIVAAVGKNVTRFRVGDRVGVGCMVNSTLHREQLDQLENTEQYSPQTIFTYGYPETTSPTGISQGGYSTNIVVRDHFAVHIPQNITFEEAAPLLCAGITTYSPLMKAEIHKGMKVGVAGIGGLGHMAIKLAVSKGAEVYAFTTSASKEQDILAFGAKEAIVVDSPEKLANYKAKLDYMISTIPYQYDTSSYIALVRPEGTFTQVGMPEAFQLSVSALALAAARVNFNASLIGGMKETQEVVNYCADKRILPTIQVIKAEEINQAWENVVNKKARYRYVIDASTI, from the coding sequence ATGACTGAAAGTAAAGATATAAGTCGCAGAGACTTCGTGGTTCGCACCGGAGGGGTGTTAGGTGCAGGATTACTCTTAACCAGTCCCTTACGCGCTATTGCTGCTGATTCTGGCAAACACGCAAATATCAAATCCCGGGGTTATGCTGCGTTTGATGCATCAGGTAAGCTTGCACCCTGGTCTTTTGAACGCCGTTCGCCAGGCGATAATGATATTCTCATCGAAACGAAATTTGCCAGTATTTGTCATTCTGATATTCATCAGATGAAGGGGCATTGGGGAAAACAGCAGTATCCTCAGGTTCCGGGACACGAGATAGTAGGTATTGTTGCCGCAGTGGGAAAAAATGTCACTCGTTTCAGGGTCGGCGATCGGGTTGGTGTCGGCTGTATGGTAAATAGTACACTTCATCGTGAACAACTAGACCAGCTGGAAAATACCGAGCAATATAGCCCGCAAACCATTTTCACCTATGGATATCCGGAAACGACTTCCCCCACAGGAATATCGCAAGGTGGTTATTCAACAAATATTGTTGTACGCGATCATTTTGCAGTTCATATTCCTCAAAATATCACCTTTGAGGAAGCTGCACCGCTGCTTTGTGCAGGAATTACTACCTATTCTCCTCTAATGAAGGCGGAAATTCATAAAGGTATGAAGGTTGGTGTTGCCGGTATTGGCGGTCTTGGCCACATGGCTATAAAACTCGCTGTTTCAAAAGGTGCAGAGGTGTATGCTTTCACTACTTCCGCCTCTAAAGAACAAGATATTCTTGCTTTCGGAGCGAAGGAAGCCATTGTCGTTGACTCTCCTGAAAAGTTGGCAAATTATAAAGCAAAACTTGACTATATGATTTCAACTATTCCTTATCAATATGACACTTCCAGTTACATTGCTCTTGTAAGACCTGAGGGTACTTTTACACAAGTTGGTATGCCAGAAGCATTCCAGCTTTCAGTCTCGGCGCTTGCTCTCGCAGCTGCTCGTGTTAATTTCAATGCCTCTCTGATTGGAGGAATGAAAGAAACTCAGGAAGTGGTGAATTATTGCGCTGATAAAAGAATACTCCCAACGATTCAGGTTATCAAAGCGGAAGAAATAAATCAGGCATGGGAGAATGTTGTGAATAAGAAAGCACGCTATCGTTATGTTATAGATGCATCAACTATCTGA